The Carassius carassius chromosome 34, fCarCar2.1, whole genome shotgun sequence genome has a segment encoding these proteins:
- the LOC132115191 gene encoding arrestin domain-containing protein 3-like: MTIRNFTIEYDALNDRNTFSNGDILAGRVIMEVSKETKIKALTVKVKGKADVSWTESHGEQSVTYWDKEKYFSQTQSVLPEDNRNGSVTLVAGRHVFPFAFQLPYQGTPSSFKGAHGKIHYRLLANLSRTMRAASKAEAKFTFVARADYDQSTLMAPQHGSKDKNVIFFASGNISMNIFLPKTGYQQGERLVVNGEIVNSSTRKIVPKYIIYQKQSFFAGGNRAVHTTQILKEKGEPLMSSTRENLSKVLALPTEISTTIQNCRILKVEYRLKVILDVSFTKNPVIKLPLIVLPLNGGTSSKSLEAGLHQDLAKMNI; encoded by the exons ATGACAATCCGGAACTTCACCATTGAGTACGATGCCTTAAATGATCGCAACACCTTCAGCAATGGGGATATATTGGCGGGCAGAGTTATCATGGAGGTGTCAAAGGAAACCAAAATCAAAGCTTTGACTGTCAAGGTGAAAGGCAAGGCTGATGTGTCATGGACTGAGTCGCATGGGGAACAAAGTGTGACATACTGGGATAAAGAAAAGTATTTCTCACAAACTCAATCTGTTTTACCGGAGGATAACAGAAATG GCTCTGTTACTCTTGTGGCTGGCAGACATGTCTTCCCttttgcttttcagcttcctTACCA gggCACACCTTCATCTTTTAAAGGTGCTCATGGTAAAATCCATTACCGACTTTTGGCCAATTTGAGCAGGACTATGCGTGCAGCGAGCAAAGCGGAAGCAAAGTTCACCTTCGTAGCCAGAGCTGATTATGATCAGTCAACACTGATG GCACCTCAACATGGCAGTAAAGacaaaaatgtcatattttttgCCTCTGGAAATATTTCGATGAATATTTTCTTGCCAAAGACAGGCTACCAGCAAG GTGAAAGACTAGTCGTCAATGGTGAGATAGTAAACAGCTCAACTCGAAAAATTGTGCCAAAGTACATTATCTACCAGAAGCAAAGCTTCTTTGCTGGAGGCAATAGAGCTGTTCACACCACACAGATACTGAAGGAGAAGGGAGAGCCTTTAATGTCCTCCACCAGAGAGAATCTGTCGAAAGTATTAGCCCTTCCCACAGAAATCAGCACCACCATCCAGAACTGCAGAATCCTCAAAGTAGAGTATAGACTGAAG GTTATTTTGGATGTATCATTCACTAAAAACCCTGTGATTAAACTCCCGTTGATTGTACTGCCTCTAAATGGCGGGACCTCATCCAAATCGCTGGAGGCAGGACTGCACCAAGACCTGGCCAAAATGAATATCTGA